CCTTCACCGCCGAAGTCGCCAAGCAGGCGCCGCCGCCGCCCCCGGCCACCTATGACCTCAAGACCGCACAGGCCGCCCCCGCGGCCCCGACCTACCAGGCCAAGGCTCAGCCCGCGGGCGGAGAGAAGAAGCAGGTGGTGGGCGGGCTGGTGACTCCCGGAGTCTCCCAACAGCAGCCCGAGAGCGGCGCCGGCAAGGGGACGGCGACCGCGGCGCCCGTGGCGGCGGACCAGGCACAGGTTGCCGGGCAGGCGCAGGCCGCACCGGCCCAGGCGCCGGCGCGCGCCAGCAATGAGACCGTGCAAATCACGGTTGAGAGCGTGGCCGTGGCGCCGCTGTGGCGTATCACCCCGGCGGGCCACTTGGAACGCTCCCAGGACGCCGGCCGCAGTTGGCGGGTGGTCCCGGTGAGCGGGGGCGGGGTGTGGAACGCGGTGTCGTCCGTGGGCGAGAACGTGTGGGCGGGCGGCCACCGCCAGCGCACGGCGGCCCTCTATCATTCCGGCGATGGCGGCGCCCATTGGACGCGCCTGGACTTCACCGGGCCGGCCGGCGCGGCGCCGCCCGCCGACGTGGTGGCGCTCAACTTCACCGACGCCCAGCACGGGGTGATGACGGTGGTAGCGGCCGCGGATCCACGGCTGCGCCAGATCTGGACCACGGCCGACGGCGGCCACACCTGGACGGCGCCCGCCGTCCACTGAGCCGCCCTACTCCTCCATCGTGGCTTCGTCGATC
This Terriglobales bacterium DNA region includes the following protein-coding sequences:
- a CDS encoding zf-HC2 domain-containing protein → MAELPKIVRQRLRAGGGETHPDADLLTAFAEKALGERERAQVLDHLAACAACREVVALALPQEEGEQAVAAPQGIRGWVLRWQTAAALATVAVAAIALLTIPDAYFRSRAPVQVAKSPATSAAAREESSAAANQPAHSEADAARKQAEARTTVAGNKKEAGVQGAGEGGAVSAVLADAERGRRDESKDKLSRTLPAPPAKEGQVSTFTAEVAKQAPPPPPATYDLKTAQAAPAAPTYQAKAQPAGGEKKQVVGGLVTPGVSQQQPESGAGKGTATAAPVAADQAQVAGQAQAAPAQAPARASNETVQITVESVAVAPLWRITPAGHLERSQDAGRSWRVVPVSGGGVWNAVSSVGENVWAGGHRQRTAALYHSGDGGAHWTRLDFTGPAGAAPPADVVALNFTDAQHGVMTVVAAADPRLRQIWTTADGGHTWTAPAVH